In a genomic window of Clavelina lepadiformis chromosome 7, kaClaLepa1.1, whole genome shotgun sequence:
- the LOC143465551 gene encoding dihydrofolate reductase-like, with protein sequence MSMKEIKIHTVAACCNNWGIGNKGNLPWNLPKEYKHFSKLTTGNPPEGKQNVVVMGRKTWQSIPAKFRPLKNRINIVMSTSLKAPFEGPHALVHSFKDLLSLLQSDEWKDKIHDVFNIGGQSIYEVAQSSPYCGNIYLTRIFGDFECDTFFPKLGNEFCQVADEQLDEQYPHLPRGIQEDKGTKWKVEIYYKTNNK encoded by the exons atgtctatgaaaGAAATTAAGATTCACACTGTTGCCGCTTGTTGCAATAACTGGGGAATCGGAAATAAAGGAAATTTACCCTGGAACTTACC aAAAGAATACAAGCACTTTTCTAAATTAACGACTGGTAATCCCCCTGAAGGAAAGCAGAATGTGGTAGTAATGGGGAGAAAAACATGGCAATCTATTCCTGCTAAGTTTCGACCATTGAAGAACCGCATAAATATTGTTATGAGTACATCTTTAAAAGCTCCATTTGAGGGACCT CATGCACTCGTCCATTCATTCAAGGACCTGTTGAGTTTACTTCAAAGTGATGAATGGAAAGACAAAATACATGATGTATTTAATATTGGAGGACAATCTATTTATGAA GTTGCTCAAAGTTCACCATATTGtggaaacatttatttaactAGGATTTTTGGTGATTTTGAATGTGATACATTTTTTCCTAAGCTTGGAAATGAGTTCTGTCAAGTTGCTGATGAACA ACTGGATGAGCAATATCCTCATTTGCCTCGAGGGATACAAGAAGACAAGGGAACAAAATGGAAAGTTGAAATctattacaaaacaaacaacaaatga
- the LOC143465288 gene encoding uncharacterized protein LOC143465288, with the protein MKRLKQLAYKQFMRKASTNNGKLHKELRNKHDLMLKTAKKIFEFIEDCDTFDSAVETLQNLLVKKRNKIFARHLLATRKLQTSESRTQFMQTLQIPSKNCQHKYVTAEQNCKKLCRDAFINGLSSPSIRQRLLENTTLSLESAVDQAHALDIVIKNASAYSTTFSSAFTNPQSLHPRNKMEDQKKQLNKTTTYIAAYLKKKKCYFCGYDFDERNFCPARPPISRLTNAGKLDFLILETDRVYTAFEADGKLQQYKRIPYGVTNGGINFQREVDRIIDEENLNDVFAYQDNVTVCGRTQQEHDDNVQNLLTVFKRRNLTFNESKTVKSVPRINVLGYKFQHKTIKQHPDRLQPLQEYSLPQNKKALHRLLGLLSYYSKWISQFSDKVKPLKTVQSFPLSEDAEQAFQQVITELATTSLQSIEETTPFVVVSDPSDVAV; encoded by the exons ATGAAAAGACTCAAACAATTAGCGTACAAACAATTTATGCGAAAAGCATCtacaaacaatggaaaattgCATAAAGAATTAAGAAACAAGCATGATCTAATGCTTAAAACTGCAAAGAAG ATATTTGAATTCATAGAAGACTGTGATACATTCGACTCTGCTGTTGAAACCTTGCAGAATTTACTTGTCAAGAAACGGAACAAAATCTTTGCTCGCCACCTACTGGCAACCAGAAAACTGCAAACAAGCGAGTCCCGAACGCAGTTTATGCAAACGTTACAAATTCCCAGCAAAAACTGCCAGCACAAATATGTTACAGCGgaacaaaattgcaaaaaactcTGTAGAGATGCATTTATTAACGGTCTCTCATCTCCCTCAATCCGTCAAAGACTTCTAGAAAATACGACCCTTTCTCTCGAATCAGCAGTAGACCAAGCACATGCATTAGACATCGTGATCAAGAATGCCTCTGCCTACAGCACAACATTCTCATCAGCCTTTACAAACCCGCAAAGTCTTCATCCCAGAAATAAAATGGAGGACCAGAAGAAACAACTTAACAAGACAACGACGTACATCGCAgcttatttaaaaaagaaaaagtgctATTTCTGCGGTTATGATTTCGACGAAAGGAATTTCTGTCCAGCGAGACCGCCAATCTCACGTTTAACAAATGCGGGAAAATTGGAC TTCCTGATACTCGAAACCGACCGTGTCTACACAGCGTTCGAAGCTGACGGCAAGTTACAACAATACAAGAGAATTCCGTATGGTGTCACAAATGGCGGAATCAACTTCCAGAGGGAAGTTGACCGTATCATTGATGAAGAAAATCTGAACGACGTTTTCGCATACCAAGATAACGTCACGGTATGCGGCAGGACACAACAAGAACATGACGATAATGTCCAAAATTTGCTTACCGTGTTCAAACGACGAAATTTAACATTCAATGAAAGCAAGACTGTCAAATCAGTTCCCCGAATCAACGTTCTTGGATATAAAtttcaacacaaaacaatcaaacaacATCCTGACCGACTACAGCCACTCCAAGAGTATTCTCTTCCACAGAATAAAAAAGCCTTACATCGCCTTCTCGGCCTCCTATCTTATTATTCGAAGTGGATTTCACAGTTTTCCGACAAGGTGAAACCACTAAAGACAGTCCAGTCCTTTCCCCTCAGTGAAGATGCCGAGCAAGCGTTTCAACAGGTTATAACGGAACTGGCCACCACCTCGTTACAGTCCATTGAAGAGACTACACCATTTGTAGTCGTGAGCGACCCTTCAGATGTTGCTGTATAA